Proteins encoded by one window of Enterococcus faecalis:
- the sufD gene encoding Fe-S cluster assembly protein SufD, producing MKKVNLMDYLDEVTAFSLEHEEPAWMTELRTTALKNADESELPHIDRVKFHRWPLLNVHMESYVPSEGNVASFDQMKDNPLIVQQGSFHAFEQLPASLAEQGVIFTDIFTALQEHPELVKEYYMTKAVLPEEDKLTAAHAAFMNSGVFLYVPKNVVIEEPIESLFIQDSDSNQPFFKHVLIVADNHSEFSYLERFQSTGHHAEKASGNIVVEVIAKDGAKVKYSAVDQLGQTVTTYMNRRGYIMRDASVDWALGVMNDGDVVADFDSDLVGEGAHSEVKVVAISAGKQTQGIDTRVTNKAPHSIGHILQHGVIRERGTLTFNGIGHILKGAKGADAQQESRVLMLSDKARGDANPILLIDENEVTAGHAASVGRVDPEEMYYLMSRGLRKEEAERLVIRGFLGSVITAIPVKEVQNEFVEVIEGKLNA from the coding sequence ATGAAAAAAGTAAATCTAATGGATTATCTTGACGAAGTCACCGCTTTTTCACTAGAACATGAAGAACCAGCTTGGATGACTGAATTGCGAACAACGGCTTTAAAAAACGCTGACGAAAGTGAGTTACCACATATTGATCGTGTGAAATTTCATCGTTGGCCTTTATTAAATGTTCACATGGAAAGTTATGTGCCTTCTGAAGGAAATGTCGCAAGTTTTGATCAAATGAAAGACAATCCTTTAATTGTTCAACAAGGATCTTTTCATGCTTTTGAGCAATTGCCAGCCTCATTAGCGGAACAAGGGGTAATTTTTACAGACATTTTTACTGCTTTACAAGAGCACCCAGAATTAGTTAAAGAATACTATATGACTAAAGCCGTATTACCAGAAGAAGATAAGCTGACAGCAGCTCATGCAGCTTTCATGAATAGTGGCGTTTTCTTATACGTTCCTAAAAACGTAGTGATTGAAGAGCCCATTGAATCTTTGTTTATTCAGGATTCAGATAGCAACCAACCTTTCTTTAAACATGTTTTAATCGTTGCAGATAATCATAGTGAATTCAGTTATTTAGAACGTTTTCAATCCACTGGTCATCATGCAGAGAAAGCTTCTGGAAATATCGTTGTGGAAGTGATTGCGAAAGATGGCGCAAAAGTTAAATACTCAGCTGTGGATCAATTAGGGCAAACTGTAACGACTTATATGAATCGTCGTGGCTATATTATGCGGGATGCTTCTGTTGATTGGGCTCTAGGCGTCATGAATGATGGCGATGTTGTTGCTGATTTTGATTCTGATTTAGTTGGCGAAGGTGCTCATTCAGAAGTTAAAGTCGTTGCAATTAGTGCAGGTAAACAAACACAAGGCATCGACACACGAGTGACAAACAAAGCGCCACATTCGATTGGTCATATTTTACAACATGGAGTTATTCGTGAACGTGGTACTTTAACGTTTAACGGAATTGGCCACATTTTAAAAGGCGCAAAAGGAGCCGACGCACAGCAAGAAAGTCGTGTTTTAATGTTGTCTGATAAAGCTCGTGGTGATGCCAATCCAATTCTTTTAATTGATGAAAATGAAGTGACTGCCGGACACGCAGCCAGCGTTGGTCGAGTAGATCCAGAAGAAATGTATTATTTAATGAGCCGCGGCTTGCGTAAAGAAGAAGCGGAACGTTTGGTGATTCGTGGCTTCCTAGGTTCTGTCATTACAGCAATTCCAGTTAAAGAAGTACAAAATGAATTTGTAGAAGTAATCGAAGGGAAGTTAAACGCATGA
- the sufC gene encoding Fe-S cluster assembly ATPase SufC, with protein sequence MSVLEIKNLHVSIEDKKILKGVDLTINTGEIHAIMGPNGTGKSTLSAAIMGNPNYEVTEGEILFDGVNVLDLEVDERARLGLFLAMQYPSEIPGITNAEFMRAAINAKRDEDNKMSVMQFLKKLDSKMELLNMPEEMAERYLNEGFSGGEKKRNEILQLLMLEPTFAILDEIDSGLDIDALKVVSKGVNEMRGENFGALIITHYQRLLNYITPDVVHIMMEGRVVKTGGADLAKRLETEGYAGISQELGIDYKEEA encoded by the coding sequence ATGTCTGTGTTAGAAATCAAAAATTTACACGTATCAATTGAAGATAAAAAGATTCTAAAAGGAGTCGATTTAACAATTAATACTGGAGAAATCCATGCAATTATGGGGCCTAATGGAACTGGTAAATCTACTTTATCAGCAGCAATTATGGGAAATCCTAACTATGAAGTCACAGAAGGAGAAATTCTATTTGACGGCGTCAACGTTTTAGATTTAGAAGTAGACGAACGCGCTCGCCTAGGCTTATTCTTAGCAATGCAATACCCAAGTGAAATTCCAGGGATTACCAATGCTGAATTCATGCGTGCAGCAATCAATGCAAAACGTGACGAAGACAACAAAATGTCAGTCATGCAGTTCTTAAAAAAATTAGATAGCAAAATGGAATTATTAAATATGCCTGAAGAAATGGCTGAGCGTTACTTAAACGAAGGGTTTTCTGGCGGCGAGAAAAAACGAAATGAAATTTTACAATTATTGATGTTAGAGCCTACGTTTGCCATTTTAGATGAAATTGATTCAGGCTTAGATATCGATGCGTTAAAAGTAGTTTCTAAAGGGGTTAATGAAATGCGCGGCGAGAACTTTGGTGCGTTAATTATTACCCATTACCAACGCTTATTGAACTATATCACGCCGGATGTTGTTCATATCATGATGGAAGGCCGCGTTGTGAAAACCGGTGGGGCTGATTTGGCAAAACGTTTAGAAACAGAAGGCTATGCTGGTATCAGCCAAGAATTAGGTATTGATTACAAAGAAGAAGCGTAA
- the frr gene encoding ribosome recycling factor: MSKEVLATAKEKMTKAEESLRRELGQIRAGRANASLLDRIQVEYYGAPTPVNQLASINIPEARVLMITPFDKNSIADIEKAIQMSDIGISPTNDGNVIRLVIPQLTEERRKELAKDVKKEAENSKVAVRNVRRDAMDELKKAQKNGDITEDELRSFEKDVQKLTDDSIKNIDAITAEKEQELLEV; this comes from the coding sequence ATGTCTAAAGAAGTTTTAGCAACAGCCAAAGAAAAAATGACAAAAGCGGAAGAAAGCTTACGCCGTGAATTAGGTCAAATTCGTGCTGGTCGTGCGAACGCAAGTCTATTAGACCGTATTCAAGTAGAATATTATGGTGCACCAACACCAGTTAACCAATTAGCAAGTATCAATATCCCAGAAGCACGTGTATTAATGATTACACCGTTTGACAAAAATTCTATCGCTGATATTGAAAAAGCTATTCAAATGAGTGATATCGGCATTAGTCCAACCAATGATGGAAATGTCATCCGTTTAGTGATTCCACAATTAACGGAAGAACGTCGGAAAGAATTAGCCAAAGACGTGAAAAAAGAAGCGGAAAACTCAAAAGTTGCTGTCCGTAACGTTCGTCGTGATGCAATGGATGAGTTGAAAAAAGCTCAAAAAAATGGCGACATCACTGAAGATGAATTACGTTCATTTGAAAAAGATGTTCAAAAATTAACAGACGATAGCATCAAAAATATCGATGCGATTACTGCTGAAAAAGAACAAGAACTTTTAGAAGTATAA
- the pyrH gene encoding UMP kinase, translating into MVKPKYQRVVLKLSGEALAGEDGFGIKPPVIKEIVQEIKEVHELGIEMAIVVGGGNIWRGQIGAQMGMERAQADYMGMLATVMNALALQDTLENLGVPTRVQTSIEMRQIAEPYIRRRAERHLEKGRVVIFAGGTGNPYFSTDTTAALRAAEVDADVILMAKNNVDGVYSADPRVDETATKFEELTHLDVISKGLQVMDSTASSLSMDNDIPLVVFNLNEAGNIRRAILGENIGTTVRGK; encoded by the coding sequence ATGGTTAAACCTAAGTATCAACGTGTCGTATTAAAGTTAAGTGGAGAAGCGCTAGCCGGAGAAGACGGTTTTGGCATTAAACCACCAGTCATTAAAGAAATCGTCCAAGAAATTAAAGAGGTCCATGAATTAGGTATCGAAATGGCCATCGTGGTTGGCGGCGGAAACATCTGGCGTGGACAAATTGGTGCTCAAATGGGCATGGAACGTGCACAAGCAGATTATATGGGCATGTTAGCTACTGTGATGAATGCCTTAGCATTGCAAGATACATTAGAAAATCTTGGTGTGCCTACACGTGTTCAAACATCAATTGAAATGCGTCAAATTGCAGAACCATACATTCGTCGTCGTGCAGAACGTCATTTAGAAAAAGGCCGCGTTGTTATTTTTGCCGGAGGAACAGGAAATCCTTACTTCTCGACAGATACAACGGCTGCGTTACGAGCTGCAGAAGTAGATGCAGACGTCATCTTAATGGCGAAGAACAATGTTGATGGTGTTTATTCTGCAGATCCACGTGTGGATGAAACAGCGACAAAATTTGAAGAACTAACACATTTAGATGTTATTTCTAAAGGGCTGCAAGTAATGGATTCAACAGCAAGCTCATTAAGTATGGATAACGATATTCCTTTAGTTGTCTTTAACCTAAATGAAGCAGGAAATATCCGTCGTGCCATCCTTGGTGAAAATATCGGAACAACTGTAAGGGGGAAATAA
- the tsf gene encoding translation elongation factor Ts has translation MADVTAKMVKELRDMTGVGMMDAKKALVKVEGDMEKAVDFLRENGMAKAAKKNDRIAAEGLANVATVGNVAAIVEVNSETDFVSKNEMFQDLVKDIATKVAENKPATMEEAMAIKTEKGTIESDLIEATTVIGEKISFRRFEVVEKADNAAFGAYLHMGGRIAVLTVIDGTTDEEVAKDVAMHIAAINPRYVNESQIPQEELEHEKAVLTEQALNEGKPANIVEKMVVGRLQKFKAEIALVDQPFVKDPDMTVEKFVASKGGEVKSFVRFEVGEGIEKREDNFADEVMSQMKN, from the coding sequence ATGGCAGACGTTACAGCTAAAATGGTAAAAGAATTACGCGATATGACTGGCGTTGGAATGATGGACGCTAAAAAAGCATTAGTAAAAGTAGAAGGCGACATGGAAAAAGCCGTAGACTTTTTACGTGAAAATGGTATGGCTAAAGCAGCGAAGAAAAATGACCGCATTGCGGCTGAAGGTTTAGCAAACGTAGCAACTGTAGGTAACGTTGCAGCAATCGTTGAAGTAAACTCAGAAACTGACTTCGTTTCTAAAAACGAAATGTTCCAAGATTTAGTTAAAGATATTGCGACTAAAGTTGCTGAAAACAAACCAGCTACGATGGAAGAAGCAATGGCTATTAAAACTGAAAAAGGCACAATCGAATCTGATTTAATCGAAGCAACAACTGTTATCGGTGAAAAAATCAGCTTCCGTCGTTTTGAAGTTGTCGAAAAAGCTGACAATGCTGCATTTGGCGCTTACTTACACATGGGTGGCCGTATTGCTGTATTAACAGTTATCGATGGCACAACTGACGAAGAAGTAGCGAAAGATGTTGCTATGCACATCGCGGCAATCAACCCTCGCTATGTCAATGAATCTCAAATTCCTCAAGAAGAATTAGAACACGAAAAAGCTGTGTTAACTGAACAAGCATTAAACGAAGGTAAACCAGCAAATATCGTTGAAAAAATGGTTGTTGGTCGTCTACAAAAATTCAAAGCAGAAATCGCTTTGGTTGACCAACCATTTGTTAAAGATCCAGATATGACTGTCGAAAAATTTGTTGCTTCTAAAGGCGGCGAAGTGAAATCATTCGTACGTTTTGAAGTTGGCGAAGGTATCGAAAAACGTGAAGATAACTTTGCGGATGAAGTAATGAGCCAAATGAAAAACTAA
- the rpsB gene encoding 30S ribosomal protein S2 translates to MAVISMKQLLEAGVHFGHQTRRWNPKMKKYIFTERNGIYIIDLQKTVKLVDAAYDYMKNVAEEGGVALFVGTKKQAQEAIKDEAIRAGQYYVNHRWLGGTLTNWDTIQKRIARLKKINAMEEDGTFEVLPKKEVAGLNKERERLEKFLGGIADMPRIPDVMYIVDPRKERIAVQEAHKLNIPIVAMVDTNCDPDEIDVVIPSNDDAIRAVKLITAKMADAFIEGNQGEDQATEELFVEETPEATSIEEIVDVVEGNNESAE, encoded by the coding sequence ATGGCAGTAATTTCTATGAAACAATTACTAGAAGCCGGCGTACACTTTGGTCACCAAACTCGTCGCTGGAACCCAAAAATGAAGAAATATATCTTCACAGAAAGAAACGGTATCTACATCATTGACTTACAAAAAACAGTGAAATTAGTAGATGCAGCTTACGATTACATGAAAAACGTTGCAGAAGAAGGCGGCGTTGCTTTATTCGTAGGAACTAAAAAACAAGCACAAGAAGCAATCAAAGATGAAGCAATCCGCGCTGGTCAATACTATGTAAACCATCGTTGGTTAGGTGGTACGTTAACTAACTGGGATACAATCCAAAAACGTATTGCTCGCTTGAAAAAAATCAATGCAATGGAAGAAGACGGCACTTTCGAAGTTTTACCTAAGAAAGAAGTTGCTGGCTTAAACAAAGAACGTGAACGTTTAGAAAAATTCTTAGGTGGTATCGCTGATATGCCGAGAATTCCAGATGTAATGTACATCGTTGACCCACGTAAAGAACGCATTGCTGTTCAAGAAGCACACAAATTAAACATTCCAATCGTTGCAATGGTTGATACAAACTGTGATCCTGATGAGATCGATGTTGTAATCCCTTCAAATGATGATGCAATCCGCGCCGTGAAATTAATCACTGCTAAAATGGCTGATGCTTTCATCGAAGGTAACCAAGGGGAAGACCAAGCAACTGAAGAGTTATTCGTTGAAGAAACACCAGAAGCAACTTCAATCGAAGAAATCGTTGATGTTGTTGAAGGAAACAACGAATCAGCTGAATAA